From Quercus lobata isolate SW786 chromosome 1, ValleyOak3.0 Primary Assembly, whole genome shotgun sequence, one genomic window encodes:
- the LOC115951742 gene encoding uncharacterized protein LOC115951742 — MDGNYDNVTISTFKSGLPTEHCLRKFLIGKPVTSVRQLMDRINKYKRVEEDQLQGKGKEKIIPYKRNDFRSERYNSNHLRRDFAGQSGPITTQAVNAIFREPVQQVLEKVKNEPFFKWPNKMAKDSSKRNQSLCCQYHQDHGHTTKDCRNLWNYLDQLV, encoded by the coding sequence ATGGATGGTAACTACGACAACGTCACCATCAGCACGTTTAAGAGtggtctccccaccgagcattGTTTAAGGAAGTTCCTAATTGGTAAGCCTGTTACCAGCGTTCGTCAACTTATGGATAGGattaacaaatacaaaagggtggaagagGACCAActacaagggaaaggaaaggagaagatcatccCTTATAAGAGGAATGATTTCAGGTCAGAACGATACAATAGTAACCATCTAAGAAGAGATTTTGCGGGACAATCTGGACCAATCACCACGCAAGCGGTTAACGCTATATTTAGAGAGCCGGTACAACAGGTTTTGGAGAAAGTTAAGAACGAGCCTTTCTTCAAGTGGCCGAATAAAATGGCCAAAGACTCCTCAAAACGCAACCAGAGTCTGTGTTGTCAGTACCACCAAGACCATGGACATACCACTAAAGACTGCAGAAATCTATGGAACTACCTGGATCAGTTGGTCTGA